The proteins below are encoded in one region of Chroicocephalus ridibundus chromosome 9, bChrRid1.1, whole genome shotgun sequence:
- the SHROOM4 gene encoding protein Shroom4 isoform X1: protein MERAEGRPGAPQYVHVQLQGGAPWGFTLRGGLEHGEPLIVSKVEDGGKAALSRQLQPGDELVNISGTPLYGSRQEALILIKGSYRTLKMIVRRRSVPVLRPHSWHVAKLAESRPDAPAMHCPADAFSLSWPSGCDVSELSLQWNPLSRHCSTDRSSSIGSMESLDQPGQAYYEGDPSPVDQVMYHSKRDSAYSSFSASSIASDCALSLRPEEPASADSSLQGPCKPPDGRYLTTGAEPPTSRHPEAWRAPVPPQPPIRRDSLRAAPSGGGDRRQASVASDMLHAKGRWISDTFLCQRDGEVEAMGGRAPALYPMKDQLSANQYYMLSSHPDRCPAETLLGESTEPGDRLYPDSSMHRAPDAMAAGDNLLLSPLKGHAPHRHSAPEQLLASQLRSLQVGTVSERASPAPDGHRWTLSPLHPEGSRPGSAGAAQDPPLCPEPCHRLPPCRCCPEPQRACGQDGPGSSPARSTEGPAEEEGRVGGRRAGGASHRSAQMRRRSDRFATSLRNEIQRRKAQLQKSRGPGAPPPGEEPVEEADEPPEGSMPAEGPRTPAERLSPAPSEDGRNHGRSGDRGIPTPDPLPVPKGPTSPERAVLTGRGRWRWSPERKLQQQCSPSPAELEGYGQGPVATSSPPRGSDEAVLLPFADRRRFFEESSRSVPPRHGKPPAGDSGAFQPAGPERRDTRRLSVDQPYSSPSPSRPSTASPYAECCREQPPCYKPLGRPGELEYLRGFSYPYGGPPRPEPCHYCGGDLCPPPLPRSHACRCHPQPWARCPDCCCPAPRPGREESDVWPPRRAFASEFPLDEWEPPAITRKASQSISELSHYQLGFSRLGPFRPCFESAETEWPPCYRATSTHDLSWDGDRLARSPESPPEPLHRPLRGRAFSESHLNLEPASPRGRDRRDLLRAKLDPPSVPKKKGPPPPRPPPPNWEKYRQRRTSQRLPDGSGHGSAFTAAPVPTRSIAEAIRERSQSLTGEQGGRSRGHAARPPAPPGAWPRPEPPRSLRRTPEPDAGSTEIRRAAGAGEERPKAKHLWEMEEQPQRLGRNQERGWAGPRGVGECSLPLHGGPGPATPEAPKPSPGAAEDVSCQGGQPQPRRVGSEELLWDMAGRDHSLAGILAPSAPLGPATQVMGELLVAGERQAWRERFQQKWHLEALAQDRQGFEPISPPPGSAASSTAYPAYYGAAAGKAEPLGKVKELPEVMEGSLEDDEEEEVDRELMEKKLQLIESLSRKLAVLREAQRGLQEDISANGALGEDVAARLQALCTPGEFDKYRLFVGDLDKVVNLLLSLSGRLARVETALDSLGPHAPAEDKVALREKQRLLAAQLEDAKELKEHVGRREEAVGAMVARYLPAEHLQDYQHFVKMKSALIAEQRELEEKIKLGQEQLRCLRESLGQAPKGC, encoded by the exons ATGGAGCGGGCCGAGGGCCGGCCCGGCGCCCCCCAGTACGTGCATGTGCAGCTGCAGGGGGGCGCGCCCTGGGGCTTCACGCTGCGCGGCGGGCTGGAGCACGGCGAGCCCCTCATCGTCTCCAAG GTGGAAGACGGGGGCAAGGCCGCACTGTCCCGCCAGCTGCAGCCGGGCGACGAGCTGGTGAACATCAGTGGGACGCCGCTGTATGGGTCCCGCCAGGAGGCCCTGATCCTCATCAAGGGCTCCTACCGCACCCTGAAGATGATCGTCCGCAG GAGGAGCGTGCCCGTACTCCGGCCCCATTCCTGGCACGTGGCCAAGCTCGCCGAAAGCCGCCCCGACGCCCCCGCCATGCACTGCCCTGCTGACGCCTTCAGCCTCTCCTGGCCCTCGGGGTGTGATGTCAG CGAGCTGTCCCTGCAGTGGAACCCGCTGTCCCGGCACTGCAGCACCGACCGGAGCAGCTCCATCGGGAGCATGGAGAGCCTGGACCAGCCCGGCCAGGCCTACTATGAAGGGGACCCCTCGCCCGTTGACCAGGTCATGTACCACAGCAAGCGGGACTCGGCCTACAGCTCCTTCTCCGCCAGCTCCATCGCCTCTGACTGCGCCCTCTCCCTCCGTCCCGAGGAGCCTGCTTCCGCTGACTCCAGCCTCCAAGGCCCCTGCAAGCCCCCCGACGGGCGCTACCTGACCACAGGGGCTGAGCCGCCCACCAGCCGGCACCCCGAGGCCTGGCGGGcacctgtgcccccccagccccccatcaGGAGGGACAGCCTGCGGGCAGCCCCGTCTGGTGGAGGGGACAGGCGCCAGGCATCAGTGGCGTCAGACATGCTGCATGCCAAGGGCCGGTGGATCTCCGACACCTTCCTCTGCCAGCgggatggggaggtggaggcAATGGGCGGGAGGGCGCCGGCGCTGTACCCCATGAAGGACCAACTCTCTGCCAACCAGTATTACATGCTGAGCTCCCACCCAGACCGGTGCCCAGCCGAGACGCTCCTGGGGGAGAGCACAGAGCCGGGTGACCGGCTGTACCCGGATAGCAGCATGCACCGAGCGCCGGATGCCATGGCGGCAGGTGACAACCTGCTGCTCTCCCCACTCAAGGGCCATGCGCCGCACCGGCACAGTGCTCCCGAGCAGCTGCTGGCCTCCCAGCTCCGCTCCCTACAGGTAGGCACTGTCAGTGAGCGAGCCTCGCCGGCCCCCGACGGGCACCGCTGGACCCTTTCCCCACTGCACCCTGAGGGCAGCCGGCCAGGGTCTGCAGGGGCCGCCCAGGACCCCCCGCTCTGCCCGGAGCCATGCCACCGCCTGCCACCCTGCCGCTGCTGCCCCGAGCCGCAGCGAGCCTGTGGGCAGGACGGTCCGGGGTCCAGCCCGGCACGCAGCACCGAGGGGCCGGCGGAGGAAGAGGGCCGCGTGGGGGGCCGGCGGGCTGGGGGTGCTTCCCACCGCTCTGCTCAGATGCGCCGCCGCAGCGACCGCTTTGCCACCAGCCTGCGCAACGAGATCCAGCGGCGCAAGGCCCAGCTGCAGAAGAGCCGGGGTCCTGGCGCCCCGCCGCCTGGCGAGGAGCCGGTGGAGGAGGCAGACGAGCCTCCCGAGGGCAGCATGCCGGCGGAGGGACCCCGCACCCCGGCCGAGCGTCTCAGCCCTGCTCCAAGCGAGGATGGCAGGAACCATGGCCGCTCAGGGGACCGGGGCATCCCCACCCCTGACCCGCTGCCAGTCCCCAAAGGGCCCACGTCCCCCGAGAGGGCAGTACTGACAGGCCGGGGACGCTGGCGCTGGTCCCCGGAGCgcaagctgcagcagcagtgctcGCCCAGCCCCGCCGAGCTGGAGGGCTATGGTCAGGGGCCGGTGGCCACCAGCTCCCCACCGCGGGGCAGCGACGAGGCCGTCCTCCTGCCCTTCGCCGACCGACGCCGGTTCTTCGAGGAGAGCAGCCGGTCTGTGCCGCCCCGGCATGGCAAGCCCCCAGCAGGTGATTCTGGTGCCTTCCAGCCTGCCGGCCCCGAGCGCCGGGACACCCGCCGCCTCTCCGTCGACCAGCCCTACAGCTCGCCCTCGCCCAGccgccccagcaccgccagcccctACGCTGAGTGCTGCCGGGAGCAGCCCCCTTGCTACAAGCCGCTGGGGAGGCCAGGGGAGCTGGAGTACCTGCGGGGCTTCTCCTACCCCTACGGAGGTCCCCCGCGCCCCGAGCCCTGCCACTACTGTGGGGGGGACCTGtgccccccgccgctgccccgcagccATGCCTGccgctgccacccccagccctgggcacgcTGTCCcgactgctgctgcccagccccccgccctgggcggGAGGAGAGTGACGTCTGGCCCCCCCGCAGAGCTTTCGCCTCG GAATTTCCTCTGGATGAGTGGGAACCGCCGGCGATAACCAGGAAAGCCAGCCAGTCCATCAG cgAGCTCTCCCACTACCAACTGGGCTTCTCGAGGCTCGGCCCCTTCCGCCCCTGCTTTGAGAGCGCAGAGACGGAGTGGCCACCCTGCTACCGGGCCACGTCCACGCATGACCTCTCATGGGATGGCGACCGCTTGGCCCGCTCGCCCGAGAGCCCCCCGGAGCCCCTCCACCGCCCACTGCGGGGCAGAGCCTTCTCTGAGAGCCACCTCAACCTGGAGCCTGCCAGCCCCCGGGGCCGCGACCGGAGGGACCTTCTCCGTGCCAAGCTGGACCCCCCCAGTGTCCCAAAAAAGAAaggccccccacctccccgcccaCCTCCCCCCAACTGGGAGAAGTACAGGCAGCGCCGGACGTCCCAGCGCCTGCCAGATGGATCCGGGCACGGCTCTGCCTTCACCGCTGCCCCAGTGCCGACCCGCAGCATCGCTGAGGCAATCCGTGAGCGGTCGCAGAGCCTcaccggggagcaggggggccgGTCCCGGGGCCATGCCgctcgcccccctgccccaccaggtGCCTGGCCCCGACCCGAGCCCCCCAGATCCCTCCGCAGGACGCCTGAGCCCGATGCTGGCAGCACTGAGATTCGCAG AGCGGCaggggccggggaggagcggCCGAAGGCAAAGCACCTCTGGGAGATGGAGGAGCAGCCCCAAAGGCTTGGCCGGAaccaggagcggggctgggctggcccccGTGGGGTGGGTGAGTGTTCCCTGCCCCTGCATGGTGGTCCCGGCCCTGCCACCCCGGAGGCACCCAAGCCCAGTCCCGGAGCAGCGGAGGATGTGAGCTGCCAGgggggccagccccagccccgccgtgtGGGCTcggaggagctgctgtgggacaTGGCAGGCAGGGACCACTCCCTGGCTGGCATCCTGGCTCCCTCGGCCCCCCTCGGCCCTGCCACCCAGGTGATGGgcgagctgctggtggcaggggagCGGCAGGCCTGGCGTGAGCGTTTCCAGCAGAAGTGGCACCTGGAGGCCCTGGCGCAGGACAG gcagggctTCGAGCCCATCTCACCGCCCCCCGGGAGCGCTGCCAGCTCCACCGCCTACCCGGCATATTACGGTGCAGCAGCTGGCAAAGCCGAGCCGCTCGGCAAGGTGAAGGAGCTGCCGGAGGTGATGGAGGGGAGCTTggaggatgatgaggaggaggaggtggaccGTGAGCTCATGGAGAAGAAG CTGCAGCTGATCGAGAGCCTGAGCCGTAAGCTGGCGGTGCTGCGGGAGGCACAGCGGGGGCTGCAGGAAGACATCAGTGCTAACGGGGCACTGGGTGAGGACGTGGCTGCCCGCCTGCAAGCCCTCTGCACCCCGGGGGAGTTTGACAAGTACCGCCTCTTCGTGGGTGACCTGGACAAGGTGGTCAacctcctgctctccctctcgGGGCGCCTGGCCCGCGTGGAGACTGCCCTGGAC
- the SHROOM4 gene encoding protein Shroom4 isoform X2, with protein MERAEGRPGAPQYVHVQLQGGAPWGFTLRGGLEHGEPLIVSKVEDGGKAALSRQLQPGDELVNISGTPLYGSRQEALILIKGSYRTLKMIVRRRSVPVLRPHSWHVAKLAESRPDAPAMHCPADAFSLSWPSGCDVSELSLQWNPLSRHCSTDRSSSIGSMESLDQPGQAYYEGDPSPVDQVMYHSKRDSAYSSFSASSIASDCALSLRPEEPASADSSLQGPCKPPDGRYLTTGAEPPTSRHPEAWRAPVPPQPPIRRDSLRAAPSGGGDRRQASVASDMLHAKGRWISDTFLCQRDGEVEAMGGRAPALYPMKDQLSANQYYMLSSHPDRCPAETLLGESTEPGDRLYPDSSMHRAPDAMAAGDNLLLSPLKGHAPHRHSAPEQLLASQLRSLQVGTVSERASPAPDGHRWTLSPLHPEGSRPGSAGAAQDPPLCPEPCHRLPPCRCCPEPQRACGQDGPGSSPARSTEGPAEEEGRVGGRRAGGASHRSAQMRRRSDRFATSLRNEIQRRKAQLQKSRGPGAPPPGEEPVEEADEPPEGSMPAEGPRTPAERLSPAPSEDGRNHGRSGDRGIPTPDPLPVPKGPTSPERAVLTGRGRWRWSPERKLQQQCSPSPAELEGYGQGPVATSSPPRGSDEAVLLPFADRRRFFEESSRSVPPRHGKPPAGDSGAFQPAGPERRDTRRLSVDQPYSSPSPSRPSTASPYAECCREQPPCYKPLGRPGELEYLRGFSYPYGGPPRPEPCHYCGGDLCPPPLPRSHACRCHPQPWARCPDCCCPAPRPGREESDVWPPRRAFASEFPLDEWEPPAITRKASQSISELSHYQLGFSRLGPFRPCFESAETEWPPCYRATSTHDLSWDGDRLARSPESPPEPLHRPLRGRAFSESHLNLEPASPRGRDRRDLLRAKLDPPSVPKKKGPPPPRPPPPNWEKYRQRRTSQRLPDGSGHGSAFTAAPVPTRSIAEAIRERSQSLTGEQGGRSRGHAARPPAPPGAWPRPEPPRSLRRTPEPDAGSTEIRRAAGAGEERPKAKHLWEMEEQPQRLGRNQERGWAGPRGVGECSLPLHGGPGPATPEAPKPSPGAAEDVSCQGGQPQPRRVGSEELLWDMAGRDHSLAGILAPSAPLGPATQVMGELLVAGERQAWRERFQQKWHLEALAQDRQGFEPISPPPGSAASSTAYPAYYGAAAGKAEPLGKVKELPEVMEGSLEDDEEEEVDRELMEKKLIESLSRKLAVLREAQRGLQEDISANGALGEDVAARLQALCTPGEFDKYRLFVGDLDKVVNLLLSLSGRLARVETALDSLGPHAPAEDKVALREKQRLLAAQLEDAKELKEHVGRREEAVGAMVARYLPAEHLQDYQHFVKMKSALIAEQRELEEKIKLGQEQLRCLRESLGQAPKGC; from the exons ATGGAGCGGGCCGAGGGCCGGCCCGGCGCCCCCCAGTACGTGCATGTGCAGCTGCAGGGGGGCGCGCCCTGGGGCTTCACGCTGCGCGGCGGGCTGGAGCACGGCGAGCCCCTCATCGTCTCCAAG GTGGAAGACGGGGGCAAGGCCGCACTGTCCCGCCAGCTGCAGCCGGGCGACGAGCTGGTGAACATCAGTGGGACGCCGCTGTATGGGTCCCGCCAGGAGGCCCTGATCCTCATCAAGGGCTCCTACCGCACCCTGAAGATGATCGTCCGCAG GAGGAGCGTGCCCGTACTCCGGCCCCATTCCTGGCACGTGGCCAAGCTCGCCGAAAGCCGCCCCGACGCCCCCGCCATGCACTGCCCTGCTGACGCCTTCAGCCTCTCCTGGCCCTCGGGGTGTGATGTCAG CGAGCTGTCCCTGCAGTGGAACCCGCTGTCCCGGCACTGCAGCACCGACCGGAGCAGCTCCATCGGGAGCATGGAGAGCCTGGACCAGCCCGGCCAGGCCTACTATGAAGGGGACCCCTCGCCCGTTGACCAGGTCATGTACCACAGCAAGCGGGACTCGGCCTACAGCTCCTTCTCCGCCAGCTCCATCGCCTCTGACTGCGCCCTCTCCCTCCGTCCCGAGGAGCCTGCTTCCGCTGACTCCAGCCTCCAAGGCCCCTGCAAGCCCCCCGACGGGCGCTACCTGACCACAGGGGCTGAGCCGCCCACCAGCCGGCACCCCGAGGCCTGGCGGGcacctgtgcccccccagccccccatcaGGAGGGACAGCCTGCGGGCAGCCCCGTCTGGTGGAGGGGACAGGCGCCAGGCATCAGTGGCGTCAGACATGCTGCATGCCAAGGGCCGGTGGATCTCCGACACCTTCCTCTGCCAGCgggatggggaggtggaggcAATGGGCGGGAGGGCGCCGGCGCTGTACCCCATGAAGGACCAACTCTCTGCCAACCAGTATTACATGCTGAGCTCCCACCCAGACCGGTGCCCAGCCGAGACGCTCCTGGGGGAGAGCACAGAGCCGGGTGACCGGCTGTACCCGGATAGCAGCATGCACCGAGCGCCGGATGCCATGGCGGCAGGTGACAACCTGCTGCTCTCCCCACTCAAGGGCCATGCGCCGCACCGGCACAGTGCTCCCGAGCAGCTGCTGGCCTCCCAGCTCCGCTCCCTACAGGTAGGCACTGTCAGTGAGCGAGCCTCGCCGGCCCCCGACGGGCACCGCTGGACCCTTTCCCCACTGCACCCTGAGGGCAGCCGGCCAGGGTCTGCAGGGGCCGCCCAGGACCCCCCGCTCTGCCCGGAGCCATGCCACCGCCTGCCACCCTGCCGCTGCTGCCCCGAGCCGCAGCGAGCCTGTGGGCAGGACGGTCCGGGGTCCAGCCCGGCACGCAGCACCGAGGGGCCGGCGGAGGAAGAGGGCCGCGTGGGGGGCCGGCGGGCTGGGGGTGCTTCCCACCGCTCTGCTCAGATGCGCCGCCGCAGCGACCGCTTTGCCACCAGCCTGCGCAACGAGATCCAGCGGCGCAAGGCCCAGCTGCAGAAGAGCCGGGGTCCTGGCGCCCCGCCGCCTGGCGAGGAGCCGGTGGAGGAGGCAGACGAGCCTCCCGAGGGCAGCATGCCGGCGGAGGGACCCCGCACCCCGGCCGAGCGTCTCAGCCCTGCTCCAAGCGAGGATGGCAGGAACCATGGCCGCTCAGGGGACCGGGGCATCCCCACCCCTGACCCGCTGCCAGTCCCCAAAGGGCCCACGTCCCCCGAGAGGGCAGTACTGACAGGCCGGGGACGCTGGCGCTGGTCCCCGGAGCgcaagctgcagcagcagtgctcGCCCAGCCCCGCCGAGCTGGAGGGCTATGGTCAGGGGCCGGTGGCCACCAGCTCCCCACCGCGGGGCAGCGACGAGGCCGTCCTCCTGCCCTTCGCCGACCGACGCCGGTTCTTCGAGGAGAGCAGCCGGTCTGTGCCGCCCCGGCATGGCAAGCCCCCAGCAGGTGATTCTGGTGCCTTCCAGCCTGCCGGCCCCGAGCGCCGGGACACCCGCCGCCTCTCCGTCGACCAGCCCTACAGCTCGCCCTCGCCCAGccgccccagcaccgccagcccctACGCTGAGTGCTGCCGGGAGCAGCCCCCTTGCTACAAGCCGCTGGGGAGGCCAGGGGAGCTGGAGTACCTGCGGGGCTTCTCCTACCCCTACGGAGGTCCCCCGCGCCCCGAGCCCTGCCACTACTGTGGGGGGGACCTGtgccccccgccgctgccccgcagccATGCCTGccgctgccacccccagccctgggcacgcTGTCCcgactgctgctgcccagccccccgccctgggcggGAGGAGAGTGACGTCTGGCCCCCCCGCAGAGCTTTCGCCTCG GAATTTCCTCTGGATGAGTGGGAACCGCCGGCGATAACCAGGAAAGCCAGCCAGTCCATCAG cgAGCTCTCCCACTACCAACTGGGCTTCTCGAGGCTCGGCCCCTTCCGCCCCTGCTTTGAGAGCGCAGAGACGGAGTGGCCACCCTGCTACCGGGCCACGTCCACGCATGACCTCTCATGGGATGGCGACCGCTTGGCCCGCTCGCCCGAGAGCCCCCCGGAGCCCCTCCACCGCCCACTGCGGGGCAGAGCCTTCTCTGAGAGCCACCTCAACCTGGAGCCTGCCAGCCCCCGGGGCCGCGACCGGAGGGACCTTCTCCGTGCCAAGCTGGACCCCCCCAGTGTCCCAAAAAAGAAaggccccccacctccccgcccaCCTCCCCCCAACTGGGAGAAGTACAGGCAGCGCCGGACGTCCCAGCGCCTGCCAGATGGATCCGGGCACGGCTCTGCCTTCACCGCTGCCCCAGTGCCGACCCGCAGCATCGCTGAGGCAATCCGTGAGCGGTCGCAGAGCCTcaccggggagcaggggggccgGTCCCGGGGCCATGCCgctcgcccccctgccccaccaggtGCCTGGCCCCGACCCGAGCCCCCCAGATCCCTCCGCAGGACGCCTGAGCCCGATGCTGGCAGCACTGAGATTCGCAG AGCGGCaggggccggggaggagcggCCGAAGGCAAAGCACCTCTGGGAGATGGAGGAGCAGCCCCAAAGGCTTGGCCGGAaccaggagcggggctgggctggcccccGTGGGGTGGGTGAGTGTTCCCTGCCCCTGCATGGTGGTCCCGGCCCTGCCACCCCGGAGGCACCCAAGCCCAGTCCCGGAGCAGCGGAGGATGTGAGCTGCCAGgggggccagccccagccccgccgtgtGGGCTcggaggagctgctgtgggacaTGGCAGGCAGGGACCACTCCCTGGCTGGCATCCTGGCTCCCTCGGCCCCCCTCGGCCCTGCCACCCAGGTGATGGgcgagctgctggtggcaggggagCGGCAGGCCTGGCGTGAGCGTTTCCAGCAGAAGTGGCACCTGGAGGCCCTGGCGCAGGACAG gcagggctTCGAGCCCATCTCACCGCCCCCCGGGAGCGCTGCCAGCTCCACCGCCTACCCGGCATATTACGGTGCAGCAGCTGGCAAAGCCGAGCCGCTCGGCAAGGTGAAGGAGCTGCCGGAGGTGATGGAGGGGAGCTTggaggatgatgaggaggaggaggtggaccGTGAGCTCATGGAGAAGAAG CTGATCGAGAGCCTGAGCCGTAAGCTGGCGGTGCTGCGGGAGGCACAGCGGGGGCTGCAGGAAGACATCAGTGCTAACGGGGCACTGGGTGAGGACGTGGCTGCCCGCCTGCAAGCCCTCTGCACCCCGGGGGAGTTTGACAAGTACCGCCTCTTCGTGGGTGACCTGGACAAGGTGGTCAacctcctgctctccctctcgGGGCGCCTGGCCCGCGTGGAGACTGCCCTGGAC